A genomic segment from Candidatus Korarchaeum cryptofilum OPF8 encodes:
- a CDS encoding ABC transporter substrate-binding protein → MSRNVMYAILSAILIALLLPAFSPVSAAPVEFKPNKYGWFDSIVFFGEPDHAKAVEMMIKGDMDAYFIDISEPDLYRKIKQSPELAYDFSFGLFYDLTFNPVGPTFPKTGELNPFSNKKIREAMNYIIDRDYIVNEIMGGLAMPKFVPFVKLLPEGQRYLDVINKIESKYAYDFEKGKAIIESEMKKMGAELVGGKWYYKGKPVTLHFIIRVEDARRAIGDYISNQLEKLGFTVDRMYKTSKEASPLWIRGDPAEGKWHLYTGGWITTAVSRDDSDNFQFYYTPDSSQAWSPLWRAYNPDPEFRDIANKLAMKQFKTLEERDQMMRKALWMAMEDSVRVWIVDQTAVWARRKGINLVADYAAGYAAASWAFTANKGTVGGTARISSAEVIIDPWNPAGPNAGASNWIYDSMIYGYALQDSAFLLHPQTGMAIPLNVKSVYMEVVKGTPTHQNEESKNWLTLKWVDSVKVPPDAWASWDVKGQRMVTAEEANVTEAKVKFVVNYGPVLGKVAYHDGSTRSLADFLFGYVVDHERMNPESKIYDESVADYLKSYYEQFKAWRIISTDPLVIEYYVDYVHLDAELIASAYTIWPSMPWHSYFIGVLAEENKELAFGADKANALNVEWMNYIAGPSLEILKKYLDKAYNEGLIPYPNFFKDYIKVEEAKRRYSLLSDFYNKYKHFFVSDGPYYLAAADAVAHTCTIKSIRTLPYKIEKIARDIEEFKLFPYTFVGIGYDKNIILKYFPTAEVLTGPSGVSLVVGGPAVNVHTKVAFEKAGIKMDHKTLSLPTGEKYESKYGSLDYGIATLIDKNLYVAGTSRYGTEAALLYLLKNKVSAGTIVVKWQDTNRNGAVDENEISLELQKP, encoded by the coding sequence ATGAGTAGGAATGTGATGTACGCGATCCTATCGGCTATTCTAATAGCGCTCTTGCTCCCAGCATTCAGTCCCGTTTCAGCAGCACCAGTCGAGTTCAAACCGAACAAGTACGGCTGGTTCGACTCAATAGTCTTCTTCGGTGAGCCCGATCATGCGAAGGCAGTGGAGATGATGATAAAGGGCGATATGGATGCATACTTCATAGACATTTCGGAACCCGATCTCTACAGGAAGATAAAGCAGAGCCCAGAGCTAGCCTATGATTTCTCCTTCGGGCTTTTCTACGATTTAACTTTCAACCCAGTCGGTCCGACATTCCCGAAGACGGGAGAGCTCAACCCCTTCAGCAACAAGAAGATAAGGGAGGCCATGAACTACATAATCGATAGGGATTACATAGTAAATGAGATAATGGGCGGCCTAGCTATGCCTAAGTTCGTCCCGTTCGTCAAATTGCTCCCGGAGGGCCAGAGGTATCTAGATGTGATAAATAAGATAGAGAGCAAGTACGCTTACGATTTCGAGAAGGGGAAGGCTATAATAGAGAGCGAGATGAAGAAGATGGGAGCGGAGTTAGTAGGAGGGAAGTGGTACTATAAGGGCAAGCCCGTCACACTGCACTTCATAATAAGGGTTGAGGATGCCAGAAGGGCTATAGGAGATTATATCTCAAACCAATTGGAGAAGCTAGGATTTACGGTCGATAGGATGTATAAGACTAGCAAAGAGGCATCTCCTCTCTGGATAAGGGGAGATCCTGCTGAGGGTAAGTGGCATCTCTACACGGGAGGATGGATAACCACAGCTGTCAGCAGGGACGATTCAGATAACTTCCAGTTCTATTACACGCCTGATAGTTCGCAGGCCTGGAGCCCGCTCTGGCGCGCCTATAATCCCGATCCGGAGTTCAGGGATATAGCGAATAAGCTAGCTATGAAGCAGTTCAAGACGCTAGAGGAGAGAGATCAGATGATGAGAAAAGCTCTCTGGATGGCTATGGAGGATAGCGTCAGAGTATGGATAGTGGATCAGACAGCTGTATGGGCCCGCAGGAAGGGGATAAATCTGGTAGCGGATTACGCTGCAGGTTATGCTGCAGCATCATGGGCCTTTACAGCGAATAAGGGCACGGTAGGAGGGACCGCGAGGATATCGAGCGCTGAGGTGATAATAGATCCTTGGAACCCGGCTGGACCTAACGCTGGAGCTTCCAATTGGATATACGATAGCATGATATATGGATACGCTCTACAAGATTCAGCTTTCCTGCTCCACCCACAGACGGGTATGGCTATACCTCTTAACGTGAAGAGCGTATATATGGAAGTCGTAAAGGGAACCCCGACGCATCAGAATGAGGAGAGCAAGAACTGGCTCACGCTGAAGTGGGTTGATAGTGTTAAAGTGCCTCCCGACGCTTGGGCTTCATGGGACGTCAAGGGGCAGCGTATGGTAACAGCGGAGGAGGCTAATGTAACTGAAGCCAAGGTGAAGTTCGTAGTCAACTATGGCCCAGTCTTGGGCAAAGTGGCTTATCATGATGGCTCCACCAGATCTCTAGCTGATTTCCTATTCGGCTACGTAGTTGATCATGAGAGGATGAACCCGGAGAGCAAGATATACGATGAATCCGTAGCTGATTACCTGAAATCCTACTACGAGCAGTTCAAGGCGTGGAGGATAATCAGCACGGATCCCCTGGTCATAGAGTACTACGTTGATTATGTACATCTAGATGCGGAGCTCATAGCATCAGCTTACACGATATGGCCCTCTATGCCATGGCACTCCTACTTCATAGGCGTGCTAGCTGAGGAGAACAAGGAGCTCGCGTTCGGCGCCGATAAAGCTAACGCCTTGAACGTCGAGTGGATGAACTACATAGCTGGACCCAGCCTCGAGATACTCAAGAAGTACTTAGATAAAGCATATAATGAGGGATTGATACCGTACCCGAACTTCTTCAAGGACTACATAAAAGTTGAGGAAGCTAAGAGGAGGTACTCCCTCTTAAGCGACTTCTACAACAAGTACAAGCACTTCTTCGTATCTGACGGTCCTTACTACTTAGCTGCGGCTGATGCTGTAGCCCACACTTGCACGATAAAGTCTATCAGGACACTACCGTATAAGATAGAGAAGATAGCTAGGGACATAGAGGAGTTCAAGCTATTCCCGTACACATTCGTTGGGATAGGCTACGATAAGAATATAATACTTAAGTACTTCCCGACTGCTGAAGTGCTGACTGGACCATCTGGCGTTAGCTTAGTCGTCGGTGGGCCTGCTGTGAATGTGCATACGAAGGTAGCCTTCGAGAAGGCAGGGATAAAGATGGACCACAAGACTCTGAGCCTCCCGACTGGAGAGAAGTACGAGTCGAAGTACGGTAGTCTAGATTACGGTATAGCCACACTGATAGATAAGAATCTTTACGTAGCGGGCACGAGCAGGTACGGTACTGAGGCAGCGTTGCTCTACTTACTGAAGAACAAGGTGAGCGCTGGTACTATCGTCGTTAAGTGGCAGGACACCAACAGGAACGGAGCTGTGGACGAGAACGAGATATCTCTCGAGTTGCAGAAACCCTAA
- a CDS encoding ABC transporter permease, which yields MRIPPLAKVLIKRAFVLFLMVIIVTYLTILIANAGGYVDEIMISDIKFNVAQRVSANPLYKGLSIEERNKLIERLVEDEIRLRGLDKPFPIRSLIYLWNGLTLDLGRSMYLTSDTGSRLVRLIILERLPQTILLFTTATVIIFLIGLFGGLYLSRNFGSFLDKLTIYLSPTSAIPGWFYGILLILIFYSYLHVLPPGGMVDYPPPEEPVAYFLSVLKHMILPVAAWVISSFFIEIYYNRSFFLTYSTEDYVEAAKAKGVPPSQIERRYILRPALPPIVTSFAFAVVLSWSGAIITETVFNWPGLGRTLAMAIGFFDVPVIVGITVVFAYLIAATTFILEIIYGIVDPRIRAGVEGI from the coding sequence ATGAGGATACCTCCGCTAGCTAAAGTGCTGATAAAGAGGGCCTTCGTCCTCTTCCTGATGGTCATTATCGTCACCTATTTGACGATATTAATAGCAAATGCTGGCGGATATGTCGATGAGATAATGATAAGTGACATAAAGTTTAATGTCGCACAGAGAGTGAGCGCCAACCCTCTCTACAAAGGCTTGAGTATTGAGGAGAGGAATAAGCTCATCGAGAGGCTAGTAGAGGATGAGATAAGGCTCAGGGGATTGGATAAGCCCTTCCCAATAAGGAGCCTCATATACCTATGGAACGGTTTAACTCTGGACTTAGGGAGGTCTATGTACCTGACTAGTGATACCGGCTCCAGACTGGTTAGGCTCATAATATTGGAGAGGCTCCCCCAGACAATACTCCTATTCACTACAGCGACCGTCATAATATTCCTCATAGGGCTATTCGGGGGGCTCTACTTATCGAGGAACTTCGGTTCATTCTTGGATAAGCTGACGATATACCTCTCCCCTACATCAGCAATACCCGGCTGGTTCTACGGGATACTCCTGATCCTCATATTCTACAGCTATCTCCACGTACTGCCCCCGGGTGGGATGGTAGATTACCCACCTCCCGAAGAACCGGTAGCTTACTTCCTGAGCGTCTTGAAGCATATGATACTCCCGGTGGCAGCCTGGGTCATTTCATCATTCTTCATAGAGATATACTACAATAGGTCATTCTTCCTCACCTACTCGACCGAGGATTATGTGGAGGCAGCTAAAGCGAAGGGAGTGCCCCCCTCTCAGATAGAGAGGAGGTACATACTGAGGCCAGCATTACCACCGATAGTAACATCATTCGCATTCGCAGTAGTGCTATCATGGAGCGGGGCCATAATAACTGAGACTGTCTTCAATTGGCCGGGACTGGGGAGGACATTAGCTATGGCCATCGGTTTCTTCGATGTCCCTGTCATAGTCGGCATAACGGTGGTCTTCGCTTACCTAATAGCTGCTACTACATTCATACTCGAGATAATATACGGTATAGTAGATCCCAGGATAAGGGCGGGAGTTGAGGGCATATGA
- a CDS encoding ABC transporter permease produces the protein MSVSEYTLKGIFKELMRYKSALVGLAILVFLVALSLYALIFTPYAQAGEIWNDQNRWLAYPRNAAPEWYNFFSSKKLPPSILIGEGLPNHKSEEAEREGHRVITYLDSFTYNYDDFPSELVLLINTTYSGSPPTVKVYWVKPSGEELNLSAYRPRNISESIYISNNLILERDLEEYAIDKLGFTPNYTITIPVALFMEYKGEPTVMKGNYTVRVEVTLYNRSDTFSYRLLMHGKVYGIAGTDIYRRPLELGLIWGAPIALSFGIVASVTITFANLILAAISGYYGGKIDSLIQRLTEIYMIIPFVPFIVTISILYGLDIWRLLLIVIILSILGTPVKTYRVWVMQLKTSPYVEAAIAYGASNLRIIALYILPRILPPVVPSLVLSIPSYVFLEAALAVLGLSDPKVVSWGRIIEESFSGGAVYKGYYHWVLIPSAMLILTAISFALIGLALDRIVNPRLREM, from the coding sequence ATGAGCGTGAGCGAGTATACCCTGAAGGGGATATTCAAGGAATTGATGCGGTATAAGAGCGCTTTAGTCGGCTTAGCTATCTTAGTATTCTTAGTGGCTCTATCCCTATATGCATTAATATTCACACCATACGCGCAAGCAGGGGAGATTTGGAACGATCAGAACAGATGGCTAGCTTATCCTAGGAACGCAGCTCCCGAATGGTACAACTTCTTCTCCTCCAAGAAGCTACCTCCGAGCATACTGATAGGAGAGGGCCTACCGAACCATAAGAGCGAGGAAGCTGAGAGGGAAGGTCATAGAGTGATAACTTATTTGGATAGCTTCACATATAATTACGATGACTTCCCGAGCGAGCTCGTGCTTCTGATAAACACTACTTACTCCGGAAGCCCGCCAACTGTGAAAGTTTACTGGGTAAAGCCGAGCGGTGAGGAGCTGAATTTGAGCGCCTATAGGCCCAGGAACATCTCTGAAAGCATATACATATCAAATAACCTCATTCTGGAGCGCGATCTCGAGGAATACGCTATCGATAAGCTGGGATTCACGCCTAACTACACGATAACGATACCAGTCGCACTCTTCATGGAATACAAGGGAGAGCCCACGGTTATGAAGGGGAATTACACTGTGAGAGTTGAGGTAACCCTGTATAATAGGAGCGATACCTTCAGCTACAGATTGCTGATGCACGGTAAGGTCTACGGCATAGCTGGAACGGATATTTACAGGAGACCCCTGGAACTAGGCCTCATCTGGGGAGCTCCGATAGCTCTATCCTTCGGTATAGTAGCCTCAGTCACGATAACTTTCGCTAACCTCATACTCGCAGCTATAAGCGGATATTACGGTGGGAAGATAGATTCTCTAATACAGAGGCTCACTGAGATATATATGATCATTCCATTCGTCCCGTTCATCGTGACAATCTCCATCCTCTATGGATTAGATATATGGAGGCTCCTCCTCATCGTCATAATACTGAGTATACTAGGGACTCCCGTCAAGACTTATAGAGTTTGGGTGATGCAGCTGAAGACATCGCCATACGTGGAGGCAGCTATAGCATATGGTGCGAGCAACCTCAGGATAATAGCTCTCTATATACTTCCCAGGATCCTGCCCCCAGTTGTGCCATCCTTGGTCCTCTCAATACCTTCTTACGTTTTCCTAGAAGCTGCTTTAGCGGTATTGGGCTTAAGCGATCCTAAGGTAGTCAGTTGGGGGAGGATAATAGAGGAGTCATTCTCGGGAGGAGCTGTTTACAAAGGATACTATCATTGGGTCCTTATACCATCCGCTATGCTCATATTGACAGCCATATCCTTCGCTCTCATAGGCCTAGCCTTAGATAGGATCGTGAATCCTAGGCTGAGGGAGATGTGA
- a CDS encoding ABC transporter ATP-binding protein: MKLLSVSNLKLYYKTTKGVVKAVDDVSFDLNKGETLAIVGESGCGKSSLSRAIIRLLPRNVHTYEGKIMLNGTDLMSMDEETFRKEVRWRKISMVFQGALNSLNPVLKVGYQIAEPLMIHMKVNEKEAIERAKELLVKLGLSEEFAERYPFELSGGMKQRAVIAIALITNPDLIILDEPTSALDVITQANIMNMLKKLKRSREQTFIFITHDISVASELADKVATMYAGQIVEIAPADTFYEEPLHPYTQKLMKSVPTLRREKMLESIPGAPPNLINPPSGCRFHPRCDKAMDICRKEDPPTFERGHSVKCWLYR, translated from the coding sequence ATGAAGCTATTGAGCGTCTCCAATTTGAAGCTCTACTATAAGACGACGAAGGGCGTTGTTAAAGCGGTAGATGACGTCAGTTTCGATTTGAATAAAGGGGAAACGCTCGCGATAGTTGGCGAATCGGGATGCGGGAAGAGCTCCCTATCGAGAGCGATAATAAGGCTACTCCCGAGGAACGTCCATACGTATGAGGGCAAGATAATGCTCAACGGGACTGATCTCATGTCTATGGATGAGGAGACTTTCAGGAAGGAGGTTAGATGGAGGAAAATCTCAATGGTGTTCCAGGGGGCCCTCAACTCCCTGAACCCAGTGCTCAAAGTGGGGTATCAAATAGCCGAGCCCCTGATGATACATATGAAGGTGAACGAGAAGGAAGCTATCGAGAGGGCCAAGGAGCTCTTAGTGAAGCTAGGGCTTTCCGAGGAATTCGCTGAAAGGTATCCATTCGAGTTGAGTGGAGGGATGAAGCAGAGAGCTGTCATAGCTATAGCTTTGATCACAAATCCCGATCTAATAATATTGGATGAGCCCACATCGGCGCTCGATGTGATAACGCAGGCTAACATAATGAACATGCTGAAGAAACTCAAGAGGAGCAGGGAGCAGACTTTCATCTTCATAACTCACGATATAAGCGTCGCTAGCGAGCTTGCGGATAAAGTAGCCACTATGTATGCAGGTCAGATCGTGGAGATAGCACCTGCAGATACCTTCTATGAGGAACCTCTCCACCCATACACTCAGAAGCTAATGAAGAGCGTCCCGACTTTGAGGAGGGAGAAGATGCTGGAATCCATACCTGGAGCGCCGCCAAATCTGATAAATCCTCCGAGCGGTTGCAGGTTCCATCCGAGATGCGATAAGGCGATGGACATATGCAGGAAGGAGGATCCGCCTACCTTCGAGAGGGGTCATTCTGTTAAGTGCTGGTTGTACAGGTGA
- a CDS encoding ABC transporter ATP-binding protein — protein sequence MVLLKVEKLKKWFPMKKGIFGKTFYVRAVENVSFELEKGEAVSLVGESGSGKTTLGKTILRLYEPTDGRIFFDGKDITSLSNKELMWYRRQTGIVQQDPYGSLAPHFTIYKILEEPLIIHGVSKEERREKIFSILNEIRLPPEEFAFKYPHMLSGGQLQRVAIARAMILDPKLIVADEPVSMLDASVRVEILNLFAELQRKHDMSVIYITHDLSTTRYFSEKIFIMYAGHIVERAPTKEMLNNPLHPYTRALFNAIPDPDPENRLRMREVPPGEPPSLVNPPPGCRFKPRCPIATSKCDEEPPEYEVSPGHFVKCWYPK from the coding sequence ATGGTCCTCCTGAAGGTTGAGAAGCTTAAGAAATGGTTCCCAATGAAGAAGGGGATTTTTGGGAAGACTTTCTACGTTAGAGCAGTTGAGAATGTGAGTTTCGAGCTGGAGAAGGGGGAAGCTGTCTCCTTAGTTGGGGAGTCCGGCAGCGGTAAGACGACATTGGGTAAAACTATACTGAGGCTTTATGAACCGACCGATGGCAGGATATTCTTCGATGGCAAGGATATCACTAGTTTGAGCAACAAGGAGCTCATGTGGTACCGAAGGCAAACTGGAATAGTTCAGCAGGACCCGTACGGCTCCCTAGCACCTCACTTCACTATATACAAGATACTAGAGGAGCCCCTGATAATACACGGTGTGAGTAAGGAGGAGAGGAGGGAGAAGATATTCTCAATTCTGAATGAGATCAGGCTCCCTCCGGAGGAGTTCGCCTTCAAGTATCCGCACATGCTGAGCGGGGGACAGTTACAGAGGGTAGCTATAGCCAGGGCTATGATACTAGATCCGAAGCTCATAGTAGCTGATGAGCCTGTCTCGATGCTCGATGCCTCAGTTAGAGTGGAGATATTGAACTTATTCGCCGAGCTCCAGAGGAAGCATGATATGAGCGTCATATACATAACTCATGACTTGTCGACCACTAGGTACTTCTCGGAGAAGATATTCATAATGTATGCAGGCCACATCGTCGAGAGGGCTCCGACAAAGGAGATGTTGAACAATCCATTGCACCCCTATACTAGAGCTCTATTCAACGCTATCCCCGATCCAGATCCAGAGAACAGGCTCAGGATGAGGGAAGTTCCTCCGGGAGAGCCTCCAAGCCTCGTGAATCCTCCTCCCGGGTGCAGATTCAAGCCCAGGTGCCCCATAGCGACTAGTAAGTGCGATGAGGAGCCTCCTGAATATGAGGTCTCCCCTGGTCACTTCGTGAAGTGCTGGTACCCGAAATGA
- a CDS encoding inositol-3-phosphate synthase produces MILKVKVALAGIGNVASAIVQGVFKYKDLSDDEWAPGIMHVRFGPYHISDIEFVAAFDVDSRKVGKDLSEAIFSEPNVLEKFADVPKLGVEVMKGPVLDGVAPHMREFRYGEGFKVDDSPSVNVADVLKESGADVLVNLIPVGSYEASRAYARASLESGVGFVNGIPEFIVSDPNWGELFRSRGIPAAGDDFKSQVGATILHRTLARLFVDRGLKITNTYQLNIGGNMDFLNMIEESRLTSKRISKTEAVTSLVPYQIGARVGPSDYVPFLGDRKVMYLYMEAEQFGGFKIYLDVKLSVMDSPNAAGVALDVIRAVKLAKDRGIGGPLVGVSSYFFKHPPKQFPDYVAKDLVEAFIRGENV; encoded by the coding sequence ATGATCTTGAAGGTAAAAGTGGCCTTAGCAGGAATCGGAAACGTTGCATCCGCCATAGTTCAGGGGGTCTTCAAGTATAAAGATCTTTCGGATGACGAATGGGCTCCTGGCATAATGCATGTGAGATTCGGACCTTATCACATTTCTGACATCGAATTCGTCGCTGCATTCGATGTAGATTCGAGGAAAGTGGGTAAAGATTTGTCCGAAGCTATATTCTCTGAACCCAATGTACTGGAGAAGTTCGCTGACGTCCCCAAGCTGGGCGTGGAGGTGATGAAGGGACCAGTGCTAGATGGAGTCGCCCCCCATATGAGGGAATTCAGATACGGGGAAGGGTTCAAGGTGGACGATTCCCCTAGCGTTAACGTAGCTGATGTGCTCAAGGAGAGCGGAGCCGATGTATTAGTGAACCTAATACCTGTGGGGAGCTACGAAGCGAGTAGGGCTTACGCTAGAGCTTCCTTGGAGAGCGGAGTGGGCTTCGTGAACGGAATACCTGAGTTCATAGTGAGCGATCCCAACTGGGGTGAGTTATTCAGGAGCAGAGGGATACCTGCAGCTGGCGATGATTTCAAGAGCCAGGTAGGTGCCACCATACTGCATAGGACCCTAGCTAGGCTCTTCGTAGACAGGGGGCTGAAGATAACCAATACATATCAGTTGAACATAGGAGGCAATATGGACTTCCTGAACATGATAGAGGAATCCAGACTCACCTCGAAGAGGATAAGCAAGACTGAGGCTGTGACAAGCCTCGTACCATATCAGATAGGGGCAAGGGTCGGCCCCAGCGATTACGTCCCCTTCCTGGGTGATAGGAAGGTCATGTATCTTTACATGGAGGCCGAACAGTTCGGCGGATTCAAAATATACTTGGATGTGAAGCTCAGCGTTATGGACTCTCCAAACGCCGCTGGCGTTGCTCTGGATGTGATAAGGGCCGTGAAGCTCGCGAAGGATAGGGGAATAGGAGGACCCCTCGTCGGGGTTTCATCTTACTTCTTCAAGCATCCCCCGAAGCAATTCCCGGATTACGTTGCAAAGGATCTCGTTGAGGCATTCATAAGGGGAGAAAATGTCTGA
- the mvk gene encoding mevalonate kinase has protein sequence MGANLRVRASAPSQAFLLGEHAVLYGSPALALSVDKRSHVEASPLPEGEIMIESELGVYKEGSSYNEDLVKLAEGVKELFNKYGIRSGVHLRIRSEVPASSGMASSASVAAAISKSIDALFNLGMSESELLDAVYTFERIIHGRASKTGPACAVLGGVIWVEWSDGEMRATSLGHREVPVAIACTGEPSRTKEMVERVSKLREAFPEVHEGIVRTISDLVFKGREALESGDFRTLGSLMNINQGLLYSLGVSSFAIERIIWEARMKGALGAKLSGAGGGGCVVILHEAPEEVASNLTSASISFPARVSRRGVVLEP, from the coding sequence ATGGGTGCTAACTTGAGGGTAAGGGCCTCCGCACCTTCGCAGGCTTTCCTTCTGGGCGAACATGCTGTCCTCTATGGCTCTCCAGCTCTCGCTCTTAGCGTAGATAAACGCAGTCATGTAGAGGCTTCCCCCCTCCCCGAAGGGGAGATAATGATAGAATCGGAACTGGGGGTCTATAAGGAGGGGAGCTCATACAATGAGGACCTCGTTAAGTTAGCTGAAGGGGTGAAGGAGCTCTTCAATAAGTACGGAATAAGGAGTGGCGTTCACTTGAGGATAAGATCCGAGGTACCTGCGAGCAGCGGTATGGCTTCCTCAGCTTCAGTAGCTGCAGCCATATCTAAGTCCATAGATGCCCTATTTAACTTGGGTATGAGCGAATCGGAGCTCCTAGATGCTGTCTACACTTTCGAGAGGATAATACATGGTAGGGCTAGTAAGACCGGACCCGCTTGCGCGGTCCTGGGTGGAGTTATCTGGGTCGAGTGGTCTGACGGTGAGATGAGAGCTACCAGCTTGGGCCATAGGGAAGTGCCTGTAGCTATAGCCTGTACAGGGGAGCCCAGTAGGACTAAAGAGATGGTCGAGAGGGTCTCCAAGCTAAGGGAAGCTTTTCCAGAAGTTCATGAGGGGATAGTCAGGACCATATCAGATTTAGTTTTTAAGGGGAGAGAAGCGTTGGAATCCGGGGATTTCAGGACATTGGGCTCCCTTATGAACATAAATCAGGGCTTACTTTACTCGCTGGGTGTGAGCAGCTTTGCTATAGAGAGGATAATCTGGGAGGCCAGGATGAAAGGGGCCTTGGGAGCCAAGCTCTCCGGGGCGGGAGGAGGGGGGTGCGTTGTCATACTCCACGAAGCTCCTGAGGAAGTAGCGAGTAACTTGACATCAGCTAGCATCTCCTTCCCAGCGAGAGTTTCTAGGAGGGGAGTTGTTTTAGAGCCCTAA
- a CDS encoding nicotinate phosphoribosyltransferase, with protein MRQDDFYIISSKEIKEGKVTDIYFLRTLEVLRAKGLADKRVVMEVAARSIPNKAKWGILAGVEEVAKLLEGKNVDVYSLPDGSIFRPWTPVMRIEGPYSEFGALETSILGFLSSLSGVATVAARVKMAAGDKPVFNFGIRRQHPAVSLAFEKASLIGGLDGSSGILIEELGFKPVGTMPHAMIILFGDQIKAWRSFDEVMPEDVPRIALVDTFYDEKTEAIMAAEALGKRLSGVRLDTPSSRRGDMSEIIREVRWELDIRGFNHVKIFVSGGLNESTVKEFSEAGADAFGVGSHIIGARPVDFGMDIVEIEGKPIAKRGIRSGAKDLFICDDHLIYEVSKGSKPKCPSCGKEMRYSYLKVVERGKLNYKIEDLRELNKKTKELIRKLRELGEEV; from the coding sequence ATGCGTCAGGATGACTTCTACATAATCTCGAGTAAGGAGATAAAGGAGGGAAAGGTGACCGATATATACTTCCTCAGGACTCTCGAGGTCCTGAGGGCTAAGGGCTTAGCTGATAAGAGAGTTGTGATGGAAGTAGCAGCTAGATCTATACCTAATAAGGCGAAATGGGGAATATTGGCTGGAGTTGAAGAAGTAGCTAAGCTCCTTGAGGGTAAAAATGTTGATGTATACTCCCTGCCTGACGGGAGCATCTTCAGGCCCTGGACACCTGTCATGAGGATAGAGGGCCCCTACTCGGAGTTCGGGGCTCTAGAGACATCTATACTGGGCTTCCTGAGCAGCCTCTCGGGAGTAGCTACGGTAGCGGCTAGAGTTAAGATGGCTGCCGGAGATAAGCCAGTCTTCAATTTCGGGATAAGGAGGCAGCATCCAGCGGTGAGCCTAGCTTTCGAGAAAGCGAGCCTAATAGGGGGTCTTGATGGTTCCTCCGGTATACTCATTGAGGAGCTCGGATTCAAGCCCGTCGGAACTATGCCCCACGCAATGATAATACTCTTCGGAGATCAGATAAAGGCTTGGAGATCCTTCGATGAGGTCATGCCGGAGGACGTGCCGAGGATAGCTTTAGTCGATACTTTCTACGATGAGAAGACTGAGGCTATAATGGCTGCCGAGGCGCTTGGGAAGAGATTATCTGGGGTTAGGCTGGACACTCCTAGCTCCAGGAGGGGGGATATGAGTGAGATAATAAGGGAGGTGAGGTGGGAACTCGATATAAGGGGCTTCAATCATGTGAAGATATTCGTCTCAGGCGGCCTGAATGAGAGCACAGTTAAGGAGTTCTCTGAAGCTGGAGCGGATGCATTCGGCGTCGGGTCTCACATAATAGGGGCTAGGCCCGTGGACTTCGGTATGGATATAGTTGAGATAGAGGGGAAGCCCATAGCTAAGAGGGGGATAAGGAGCGGGGCCAAGGACCTGTTCATATGCGATGATCATTTAATATACGAGGTGAGCAAGGGGAGTAAGCCGAAGTGCCCCTCATGCGGGAAGGAGATGAGGTACTCCTATCTGAAGGTCGTCGAGAGGGGAAAGCTCAACTATAAGATAGAGGATCTTAGAGAGCTGAATAAGAAAACGAAGGAGTTAATCAGAAAATTGAGGGAGCTTGGAGAGGAAGTTTAG